One region of Zingiber officinale cultivar Zhangliang chromosome 7B, Zo_v1.1, whole genome shotgun sequence genomic DNA includes:
- the LOC122006794 gene encoding ethylene-overproduction protein 1-like produces MQNNLFTSLRSMKLMEACKSAQVYALNPSNAASSSASSSSVDKSGLASTFSIRTKSVRGAGGVGHHFTPSMVVDTLLPFGLPSIEDIEPAVDPFLRPLDPVATLSDSFRRLSAAVDAVGDPAESRLLLLCDLHLEQRSLFRPLADPKLLRRALRSARLHAPNPHHRVVLSAWLRYERREDQFHPVPALLSACSPTSPSLECPRAALLSTSDLLCPCRRTLPNPSPPSSSSSSSVPCRHDPDEDDADVWFCIAEDEVPCVRSRIALLSKPFSTMLYGSFAEAKRDHISFSLNGISARGMKAVATFSRCGRLDEFPPDTVLELLAFANKFCCDGLKHACDSKLASLVRTHDDALLLVDYGLEETAYLLVAACLQVFLRELPKSLSDPDITRLLCTQEGKDKLAAAGHSSFLLYHFLCQVAMEEDMKSNTTVMLLERLVECAAPGWQKQLSLHQLGCVMLERGEFKDALKWFESAVSEGHVYSLVGVARAKFKKGHKYSAYKLVDKLINASDPSAGWMHQEKSIYSLGKEKMTELQQATEFDPTLLYPYKYRAIALMEEDKIGAAVAEINKIIGFKASTDCLELRAWLLLALQDYEGALQDVRALMTLDPGYMMFHGKLHGDQFIEILQQQVKQWDMADCWMQLYDRWSAVDDIGSLAVVHQMLAKEPTNSSLRFRQSLLLLRLNCQKAAMHSLRLARNHSTHEHERLVYEGWILYDTGHRDEALAKSEESISIQRSFEAFFLKAYALADSNLDHTSSTHVIQLLEQANSCASDNLRKGQAHNNMGSIYVDCDMLDEAAACYLKALGIKHTRAHQGLARVYYLKNQKKFAYDEMTKLIEKAKNNASAYEKRSEYCDRDMAKSDLNMATKLDPLRTYPYRYRAAVLMDDHKDQEAIKELSRAITFKPDLQLLHLRAAFHDSMENTEATLRDCEAALCLDSSHSDTLDLYNKALGRANPQSR; encoded by the exons atgcAGAATAATCTGTTTACCTCGCTTCGGAGTATGAAGCTGATGGAAGCGTGCAAAAGTGCGCAGGTGTACGCCTTGAATCCCAGCAATGCGGCGTCGTCTTCTGCTTCCTCGTCGTCGGTGGATAAGTCCGGCCTCGCCTCCACCTTCTCGATCCGCACCAAGTCGGTACGCGGCGCCGGTGGCGTGGGGCATCATTTCACGCCGTCCATGGTCGTTGATACGCTTCTTCCGTTCGGGTTACCCTCCATCGAGGACATCGAACCTGCTGTTGATCCTTTTCTCCGCCCCCTTGACCCAGTTGCCACGCTATCGGACTCCTTCCGCCGCCTCTCCGCGGCGGTCGATGCGGTGGGCGACCCGGCAGAGAGCCGCCTGCTGCTCCTCTGCGATCTCCACCTCGAGCAGCGGTCCCTCTTTCGCCCTCTCGCCGACCCCAAGCTCCTACGCCGGGCGCTCCGCTCCGCCCGCCTTCACGCCCCCAATCCACACCACCGCGTCGTCCTCTCCGCCTGGCTCCGCTACGAGCGGCGCGAGGACCAGTTCCATCCCGTCCCCGCCCTCCTCTCCGCCTGCTCGCCCACCTCTCCCTCCCTCGAGTGCCCCCGTGCCGCACTCCTCTCCACCTCCGATCTCCTCTGTCCCTGCCGCCGCACGCTTCCCAATCCTtcccctccctcctcctcctcctcctcctccgttcCCTGCCGCCACGATCCGGACGAAGACGACGCCGACGTCTGGTTCTGCATCGCCGAGGACGAGGTCCCTTGCGTCCGCTCCCGCATTGCCCTCCTCTCCAAGCCCTTCTCCACCATGCTCTACGGCAGCTTCGCAGAGGCCAAGCGCGATCATATCAGCTTTTCCCTCAACGGCATCTCGGCCCGCGGCATGAAGGCCGTCGCTACCTTCAGTCGCTGCGGCCGCCTCGACGAGTTCCCCCCAGACACCGTCCTCGAGCTCCTCGCCTTCGCCAACAAGTTCTGCTGTGACGGACTAAAGCACGCCTGCGACTCCAAGCTCGCGTCTTTAGTGCGCACCCATGACGACGCCCTCCTCCTCGTCGACTACGGCCTCGAGGAGACGGCCTACCTCCTCGTCGCCGCCTGCCTCCAGGTGTTCCTCCGCGAGCTCCCAAAGTCCCTCTCCGATCCCGATATCACAAGACTACTCTGCACCCAGGAAGGGAAGGACAAATTGGCGGCTGCTGGTCATTCCTCATTCTTGCTCTACCACTTCCTCTGCCAGGTAGCCATGGAGGAAGACATGAAGTCCAACACCACTGTGATGTTGCTGGAGAGACTGGTAGAATGCGCCGCCCCAGGATGGCAAAAGCAGCTGTCTTTGCATCAATTGGGGTGTGTCATGCTCGAGAGAGGCGAGTTCAAGGATGCCCTGAAATGGTTCGAATCCGCTGTCTCTGAGGGCCATGTCTATTCCCTTGTTGGTGTTGCAAGAGCTAAGTTCAAGAAGGGGCACAAGTACTCTGCCTACAAGCTTGTAGACAAGCTCATCAATGCCTCTGATCCTTCAGCAGGGTGGATGCACCAAGAGAAGTCAATCTATAGCCTTGGCAAAGAGAAGATGACCGAACTACAGCAAGCCACTGAGTTCGATCCGACCCTCCTTTACCCTTACAAGTACCGGGCCATTGCCTTAATGGAGGAGGACAAGATCGGGGCTGCAGTTGCGGAGATCAACAAAATAATCGGGTTCAAGGCCTCAACTGATTGCCTTGAGCTCCGGGCATGGTTGTTGCTCGCACTCCAGGACTATGAAGGGGCATTGCAGGATGTGAGGGCACTCATGACTCTAGACCCTGGTTACATGATGTTTCATGGGAAGCTTCATGGTGATCAATTTATTGAGATCCTCCAGCAACAAGTGAAGCAGTGGGACATGGCTGATTGCTGGATGCAGCTCTATGATCGGTGGTCCGCTGTCGATGATATTGGCTCACTTGCTGTGGTGCACCAGATGTTGGCTAAAGAGCCTACAAACAGCAGTTTAAGATTCAGGCAATCACTTCTGTTGCTAAG ATTGAATTGCCAGAAAGCAGCAATGCATAGTTTGCGTTTGGCTCGGAATCATTCAACACATGAGCATGAAAGACTTGTTTATGAAGGATGGATCTTGTACGACACTGGTCACCGTGATGAAGCTCTTGCCAAGTCAGAGGAATCCATTTCCATCCAGAGATCATTTGAAGCTTTTTTCCTAAAAGCATATGCTCTTGCAGATTCCAACTTGGATCACACATCTTCAACACATGTGATTCAACTGCTGGAACAAGCCAATAGTTGTGCTTCTGATAACCTTCGGAAGGGTCAG GCACACAATAATATGGGAAGCATATATGTTGACTGTGATATGCTGGATGAAGCTGCAGCATGCTACTTAAAAGCACTCGGTATAAAGCATACTCGTGCACACCAAGGTTTGGCACGGGTTTATTACCTAAAGAATCAAAAGAAGTTTGCTTATGATGAGATGACTAAGTTGATAGAAAAAGCGAAGAACAATGCTTCTGCATATGAAAAAAGGTCAGAATACTGTGATCGCGACATGGCAAAGAGTGATCTTAATATGGCAACAAAGTTGGATCCTCTAAGGACATACCCTTACAGATATCGTGCTGCTG TGTTGATGGATGATCACAAAGACCAGGAAGCAATTAAAGAGCTCTCACGGGCGATCACGTTCAAGCCAGACCTCCAGCTCCTTCACCTGCGTGCTGCATTCCATGATTCGATGGAAAACACAGAAGCCACCTTGCGAGACTGTGAAGCGGCATTGTGCCTCGACTCATCTCACTCTGACACACTCGATCTCTACAACAAAGCTCTCGGAAGAGCCAATCCCCAGAGTAGATAA